In Thermothelomyces thermophilus ATCC 42464 chromosome 2, complete sequence, a single window of DNA contains:
- a CDS encoding Myo-inositol-1-phosphate synthase (hypothetical myo-inositol-1-phosphate synthase), producing the protein MAPHAEIDAATANGGGHHTVTNGAAANGTAANGSAARPKFIVNSPNVVYTDNEIRSTYTYRTTEVTDREDGTRVVTPKETVYDFKLDTKIPKVGVMLVGWGGNNGSTITAGIIANRRGLVWETRNGRQAANYYGSVIMGSTLKLGTDAKTGKEVNIPFHDVLPMIHPNDLVIGGWDISGLNLADAMDRAQVLEPSLKNLVRKEMAQMVPLPSIYYPDFIAANQEDRADNLIPGSKACWEHVEQIRKDIRDFKAANGLDKVIVQWTANTERYADIIPGVNDTADNLLNAIKNGHEEVAPSTVFAVASILENAPFINGSPQNTFVPGCIELAEKHGAFIGGDDFKSGQTKMKSALVDFLINAGIKLTSIASYNHLGNNDGKNLSSHKQFRSKEISKSNVVDDMVAANTVLYKKDEHPDHIVVIKYVPAVGDSKRALDEYHAEIFLGGHQTISMSNVCEDSLLASPLIIDLVVVTELMTRLKWRLHSDEAESAKGYKSFHSVLSVLSYMLKAPLTPPGTPVVNALAKQRAALANIFRAVVGLEPESDMTLEHKLF; encoded by the exons ATGGCTCCGCACGCTGAGATTGACGCGGCCACTGCGAACGGTGGTGGACACCACACCGTTACCAATGGCGCTGCGGCCAATGGCACTGCTGCCAACGGCTCGGCCGCTCGCCCCAAGTTCATTGTCAACTCCCCCAACGTGGTGTACACTGACAACGAGATCCGCTCCACGTACACCTACCGCACCACGGAGGTCACCGACCGCGAGGATGGCACCCGCGTGGTCACCCCGAAGGAGACGGTCTACGACTTCAAGCTTGACACCAAGATCCCCAAGGTCGGCGTCATGCTGGTCGGCTGGGGTGGCAACAACGGTAGCACCATCACCGCCGGCATCATTGCCAACCGCCGCGGCCTCGTCTGGGAGACGCGCAACGGACGCCAGGCTGCCAACTACTACGGCTCCGTCATCATGGGCTCGACCCTGAAGCTTGGCACTGACGCCAAGACCGGCAAGGAGGTCAACATTCCCTTCCACGACGTCCTGCCCATGATCCACCCCAATGACCTCGTCATTGGCGGCTGGGATATCAGCGGCCTGAACCTGGCCGATGCCATGGACCGCGCCCAGGTCCTGGAGCCGTCCCTGAAGAACCTCGTCCGCAAGGAGATGGCCCAGATGGTCCCGCTCCCCAGCATCTACTACCCTGACTTCATTGCCGCCAACCAGGAAGACCGGGCCGACAACCTGATCCCCGGCTCCAAGGCCTGCTGGGAGCACGTGGAGCAAATCCGCAAGGATATCCG CGACTTCAAGGCTGCCAACGGCCTCGACAAGGTCATCGTCCAGTGGACTGCCAACACGGAGCGCTACGCCGACATCATCCCCGGTGTCAATGACACGGCCGACAACCTGCTCAACGCCATCAAGAACGGCCACGAGGAGGTTGCTCCTTCGACCGTCTTCGCCGTCGCTTCCATCCTGGAGAACGCCCCCTTCATCAACGGCTCTCCGCAGAACACCTTCGTTCCCGGCTGCATCGAGCTTGCCGAGAAGCATGGCGCTTTCATCGGCGGTGACGACTTCAAGTCCGGCCAGACCAAGATGAAGTCGGCCCTGGTCGACTTCCTCATCAACGCCGGCATCAAGCTCACCTCGATTGCCAGCTACAACCACCTCGGCAACAACGACGGCAAGAACCTGAGCTCGCACAAGCAGTTCCGCTCCAAGGAGATCTCCAAGTCCAACGTGGTCGATGACATGGTCGCCGCCAACACCGTCCTTTACAAGAAGGACGAGCACCCCGACCACATCGTCGTCATCAAGTACGTCCCTGCCGTTGGCGACAGCAAGCGCGCCTTGGACGAGTACCATGCCGAGATCTTCCTCGGTGGCCACCAGACTATTTC CATGTCCAATGTCTGCGAGGACTCGCTGCTCGCCTCCCCGCTCATCATCGACCTGGTCGTGGTTACTGAGCTGATGACCCGCCTCAAGTGGAGGCTGCACTCGGACGAGGCCGAGAGTGCCAAGGGCTACAAGAGCTTCCACAGCGTGCTCAGCGTTCTCAGCTACATGCTCAAGGCTCCTCTGACCCCGCCCGGCACTCCGGTCGTCAACGCCCTGGCCAAGCAGCGCGCCGCCCTGGCCAATATCTTCCGCGCCGTTGTCGGCCTGGAGCCCGAGTCGGACATGACTCTGGAGCACAAGCTGTTCTAG